Proteins encoded within one genomic window of bacterium:
- a CDS encoding (Fe-S)-binding protein translates to MTRASLFITCLVDHLFPSVAGATTRVLERLGVRVLVPAGQTCCGQLPFNDGFWDEARRVAAHHLRTFADVDAIVTPSGSCAGMVRHFYPVLFEGDPASLALAAAVGDRTYELSEFLTKRLGVDDVGATFHGRVTYLASCHGYRELGLYEQPLRLLRAVRGLEYVPLPGVDECCGFGGAFAVKMAPVSGAMLRSKIDAIRGTGASVVTGTDASCLMHVGGGLSRGGAGVRALHLAEILAGEAVSG, encoded by the coding sequence ATGACACGCGCGTCGCTTTTCATCACCTGTCTGGTTGACCACCTGTTTCCCAGCGTTGCCGGTGCGACGACGCGTGTGCTCGAGCGGCTCGGCGTACGGGTCCTCGTGCCCGCCGGGCAGACATGCTGCGGGCAACTGCCGTTCAACGACGGCTTCTGGGATGAGGCGCGCCGCGTCGCGGCGCATCACCTCCGGACGTTTGCGGACGTCGACGCCATCGTGACCCCGTCGGGGTCCTGCGCCGGCATGGTCCGGCACTTCTACCCGGTGCTCTTCGAGGGAGACCCGGCGTCGCTGGCACTGGCGGCGGCCGTAGGTGACCGAACCTACGAGTTGTCGGAGTTCCTCACGAAGCGGCTCGGTGTCGACGACGTCGGCGCGACGTTCCACGGGCGGGTCACGTACCTCGCTTCTTGTCACGGGTATCGCGAACTCGGCCTATACGAGCAGCCGCTGCGGCTGCTCCGGGCGGTGCGGGGTCTGGAATACGTGCCGCTTCCGGGCGTCGACGAGTGCTGCGGTTTCGGCGGGGCGTTTGCGGTGAAGATGGCCCCCGTGTCGGGCGCGATGCTCCGCTCTAAGATCGACGCGATTCGCGGCACCGGCGCTTCGGTCGTCACGGGCACCGATGCATCGTGCCTGATGCACGTCGGCGGCGGGTTGTCGCGCGGCGGCGCCGGCGTGCGCGCGCTGCATCTGGCGGAGATTCTCGCCGGCGAGGCGGTGTCCGGATGA
- the smpB gene encoding SsrA-binding protein SmpB, producing the protein MPAGGKVDDESRVVVTNRRARHEYWIEETHEAGIALTGTEVKSLRAGRANLQDAYARVQNGEVWLHHLHISPYAQGNIHNHDPLRTRKLLLHRNEIVRLGQRAEQKGYTLVPLRLYFRNGVAKVELGLARGRHEYDKRERIAERDAARRIAQALGARIPRGRRP; encoded by the coding sequence ATGCCGGCGGGCGGAAAGGTCGATGACGAGAGCCGCGTCGTGGTCACGAATCGGCGCGCGCGCCATGAGTACTGGATCGAAGAGACCCACGAGGCCGGCATCGCGCTGACCGGCACCGAGGTGAAGTCACTGCGCGCGGGCCGTGCGAACCTGCAAGACGCGTACGCCCGCGTGCAGAACGGCGAGGTCTGGCTGCATCACCTGCACATCAGCCCCTACGCACAGGGAAACATCCACAACCACGATCCGCTCCGGACGCGCAAGCTGCTGCTGCACCGCAACGAGATCGTCCGGTTGGGCCAGCGCGCGGAGCAGAAGGGCTATACGCTGGTTCCGCTTCGACTCTACTTCCGGAACGGGGTGGCGAAGGTGGAGCTTGGACTGGCGCGCGGCCGCCACGAGTACGACAAACGGGAGCGCATCGCGGAACGGGACGCGGCGCGGCGGATCGCCCAGGCGCTCGGCGCCCGCATCCCGCGCGGCCGCCGGCCCTAG
- a CDS encoding PaaI family thioesterase, protein MRDAGGCFACGQHNPIGLRLRFAAEAQGIRAEFTPGPEYQGYEGVVHGGIVAAALDDAMANLVHLQGREALTARLEVRYRREAPIGQRLVVTATVVRDRGRVFSAEAHLTLPDGTRLADARGTFVRAG, encoded by the coding sequence GTGCGTGACGCGGGGGGGTGTTTCGCCTGCGGCCAGCACAACCCGATCGGGCTGCGGTTGCGGTTTGCCGCGGAAGCACAGGGGATCCGCGCGGAGTTCACGCCCGGGCCGGAATACCAGGGATACGAGGGCGTGGTTCACGGCGGGATCGTCGCAGCGGCGCTGGACGACGCGATGGCGAACCTCGTGCACCTGCAAGGGCGAGAGGCGCTGACGGCGCGGCTCGAGGTGCGGTACCGGCGCGAGGCGCCGATCGGTCAGCGGCTCGTCGTCACGGCGACCGTCGTCCGGGATCGCGGACGGGTGTTCTCCGCGGAGGCACACCTCACGCTGCCGGACGGTACACGTCTGGCGGACGCGCGTGGGACGTTCGTGCGGGCGGGGTGA